The following are encoded together in the Pedobacter sp. D749 genome:
- a CDS encoding FecR domain-containing protein: MSVDHHLLEKYWAGLCTPVERKIVEQWMLDGSPEKSYELRSSEAESKLKEQLWQRISGAHPEVKAYDEPARIIRMPVWYKRISIAAIFILLAGLGLYLSNKQSPAGASLTYKVVMLPYGKKAKITLADGTLVYLNAGSSLKYPEHFSKTERRVFLKGEAFFEVTKNPNKPFYVQTKYTTTRVLGTHFNLQSWEGPFDQLAVEEGRVQLTAAGCIDTLILYPNMQGAFNGHSLKQTTINSAHIVAWTKGVMIFNDRKLSEVAAELERWYGVKVHLNDPALLNYRVKARFDNPSLTDVLQDISFALNIKYKMKDKEVTLSR; the protein is encoded by the coding sequence ATGTCGGTAGATCATCATTTGTTAGAAAAATATTGGGCGGGTTTATGCACCCCTGTGGAAAGGAAGATCGTAGAACAATGGATGTTGGATGGAAGTCCCGAAAAGTCTTATGAACTTCGTTCTTCCGAAGCAGAATCAAAGCTAAAGGAGCAATTGTGGCAACGTATTTCAGGAGCGCATCCGGAAGTAAAAGCCTATGATGAACCGGCCAGGATTATTCGGATGCCGGTATGGTATAAAAGAATATCGATAGCTGCAATATTCATTTTACTGGCGGGCTTGGGCTTATATCTATCAAACAAACAATCGCCCGCAGGCGCTTCATTAACCTATAAGGTGGTAATGCTTCCATACGGAAAAAAAGCCAAAATCACTTTAGCTGATGGAACCCTGGTGTACCTTAATGCAGGAAGCAGTTTGAAATATCCCGAACATTTTTCAAAAACGGAACGGAGGGTATTTCTGAAAGGAGAAGCCTTTTTTGAAGTGACTAAAAATCCAAACAAACCATTCTACGTTCAAACTAAATATACCACAACTCGCGTACTGGGCACCCACTTCAATCTTCAGAGCTGGGAAGGCCCTTTTGATCAATTGGCTGTGGAAGAGGGCAGGGTACAGTTAACAGCTGCCGGATGTATCGATACGCTGATCTTATATCCCAATATGCAAGGCGCATTTAATGGTCATTCACTAAAACAAACCACGATTAATAGTGCGCATATCGTTGCCTGGACTAAAGGTGTCATGATTTTTAATGATCGTAAATTAAGCGAGGTAGCGGCTGAGCTGGAACGCTGGTATGGCGTTAAAGTTCATCTCAATGATCCTGCTTTGCTTAATTACAGGGTAAAGGCCCGATTTGATAATCCCTCACTAACTGATGTACTTCAGGATATCAGTTTTGCACTTAATATAAAATACAAAATGAAAGATAAGGAGGTCACATTGTCCAGATAA
- a CDS encoding TonB-dependent receptor: MNFLLFSTRLFSRMGKTIVLILLTIFITNSAMAQTTALKKRISIQLNNVSIAQALAEIETKAGCSFIYSPDLLNANRKVNLSYQNATLEYILHGIFGEEIRRIEVKGNQINLQPSNGKGTIKGRVITSDGLAAAYVNIDLGGSKIQADENGLFSFTNVEVGSYTITARYVGLKGQEQRVQVTANATVEVLFTLYEDMRALQEVVVNGERVNKFANKTTEYVSRLPLTNLENPQVYSVITKQLMQEQVAVTVADAIRNAGGAVSITNPSGGVSAYFRGFGTGINARNGMESTSDRSAVDLANIERIEVMKGPSGTLFGASVSSFGGVVNVVTKKPIEAKRTELNYTTGSFGLNRLTLDINTPLDQEKKVLFRVNSALNRERSFLDYGFNNTFLLAPSITYHVNERLSLNVDAELLQVHNTQPMNYVFRSAAIKQPSDLLLDYRKTLFHDNVDVENYATRLFAEGVYKLSDNFKSTTLFSFVSENVDHSYQRLVIWSSPSNVTRASYVYGPVYNGYTNIQQNFNGKFKTGSFTHNLLVGANYRHYTSSFLFADIQPIDQIDVTKSFKPIVSQQIDKLVSFEPFPSPTQQTASVYASDMINVLPRLSAMLSLRLDRYKRQAVEGDEDGYNQTSYAPKFGLVYELLPKSVSLFANYMSGFQNVAPVSQPNGSRQVLDPLFATQAEGGIKTELFEKKLSFTASYYRINIDNATRLNEELFTIQDGKQLSKGLDLELITQPVAGLNILAGYAYNDNRIVKAALDANIDGNKAANAPENVANFWASYAFQNQFKGLGFGAGMNYVDKMYKASDNKFFIPSYTLVNAVVFYNRQAWGIQVKANNIFNKKYWDSWANAQAPANLAANLSFRF, from the coding sequence ATGAACTTTTTGCTATTTAGCACAAGATTGTTTTCACGTATGGGGAAAACAATCGTTTTAATTTTACTCACCATTTTCATTACCAATTCAGCTATGGCACAAACCACAGCTTTGAAAAAAAGAATCAGTATTCAGCTTAACAATGTCTCTATCGCCCAGGCTTTGGCAGAAATAGAAACCAAGGCAGGTTGCAGTTTTATTTATAGCCCGGATTTGTTGAATGCAAATAGAAAAGTCAATTTGTCTTATCAAAATGCCACTTTAGAATATATTCTCCATGGAATTTTTGGAGAAGAGATCAGGAGAATAGAGGTAAAAGGAAACCAGATTAACCTTCAGCCTTCAAATGGTAAAGGAACGATTAAAGGACGGGTGATCACAAGCGACGGCCTGGCTGCGGCATACGTTAACATAGATCTGGGCGGTAGCAAAATTCAGGCAGATGAAAATGGTCTTTTTAGTTTTACCAATGTAGAAGTGGGAAGTTATACCATCACAGCCAGATATGTAGGGCTAAAAGGGCAGGAGCAGCGCGTTCAGGTTACTGCAAATGCTACGGTGGAAGTTTTATTCACTTTATATGAGGATATGAGGGCACTGCAGGAAGTAGTTGTTAATGGTGAGCGCGTTAATAAATTTGCAAACAAAACGACAGAATATGTTTCCCGTTTACCTTTAACGAATCTGGAAAATCCACAGGTGTATAGTGTAATAACCAAGCAGCTGATGCAGGAACAGGTTGCGGTAACCGTGGCAGATGCCATACGTAATGCCGGGGGCGCGGTTTCTATAACAAACCCTTCTGGTGGCGTAAGTGCATATTTCAGAGGATTTGGAACGGGAATTAATGCACGTAATGGTATGGAATCTACTTCAGACCGTTCTGCTGTAGATTTAGCGAACATCGAACGCATTGAGGTGATGAAAGGCCCTTCAGGTACTTTATTTGGTGCGTCGGTTTCTTCCTTTGGCGGGGTAGTGAATGTGGTGACAAAAAAACCGATAGAAGCAAAACGTACGGAGTTAAACTATACTACCGGGAGTTTTGGCTTAAACCGCCTTACTTTAGATATTAATACACCGCTTGATCAGGAAAAAAAGGTACTGTTCCGGGTAAATTCTGCCCTGAATCGGGAAAGGAGTTTTCTTGATTATGGTTTCAATAATACTTTTTTACTGGCACCAAGTATTACCTACCATGTAAATGAACGGTTATCATTAAATGTAGATGCAGAATTGTTGCAGGTACATAACACGCAGCCTATGAACTACGTATTTAGATCTGCAGCGATTAAACAACCAAGCGATTTATTACTGGACTACCGGAAAACATTGTTTCATGATAATGTTGATGTTGAAAATTATGCAACACGTTTATTTGCTGAAGGGGTGTATAAGCTGTCGGATAACTTTAAGTCAACTACACTTTTTTCTTTTGTTTCTGAAAATGTAGACCACAGTTATCAGCGTTTGGTCATCTGGTCGTCTCCCAGCAATGTAACCCGGGCTTCGTATGTGTATGGTCCGGTTTATAATGGATACACAAATATTCAACAGAATTTTAATGGCAAGTTTAAAACAGGTAGTTTTACCCATAACCTTTTAGTTGGTGCAAATTACCGTCATTATACCTCAAGTTTTCTATTTGCAGATATACAGCCCATTGATCAGATTGATGTAACCAAATCTTTCAAGCCAATTGTTAGCCAGCAAATTGATAAACTGGTAAGCTTTGAACCTTTTCCTTCCCCAACGCAGCAAACGGCCAGTGTTTATGCTTCAGATATGATTAATGTGTTGCCTCGCCTTTCGGCCATGTTATCACTACGTTTGGATCGTTATAAAAGACAGGCTGTTGAAGGTGATGAAGATGGCTATAATCAAACTTCTTATGCACCTAAATTTGGTCTGGTTTATGAATTGCTACCTAAATCGGTTTCACTTTTTGCCAATTACATGAGTGGTTTCCAGAATGTTGCTCCGGTATCACAGCCGAATGGCAGCAGGCAGGTTTTAGATCCCTTATTTGCTACCCAGGCAGAAGGTGGTATCAAAACAGAGCTTTTTGAAAAGAAACTCAGCTTTACCGCCAGTTATTACCGGATCAATATTGACAATGCCACCCGTTTGAATGAGGAGTTATTTACTATACAAGATGGTAAACAATTGAGTAAGGGCTTAGATTTGGAACTAATTACGCAACCCGTTGCCGGTCTGAATATTTTGGCAGGTTATGCTTATAACGATAATCGTATAGTAAAAGCAGCTTTGGATGCTAATATTGATGGAAATAAAGCTGCAAATGCCCCTGAAAATGTAGCGAATTTCTGGGCTTCATATGCTTTTCAGAATCAATTTAAGGGATTGGGATTTGGTGCAGGAATGAATTATGTAGATAAAATGTACAAAGCATCGGATAACAAATTTTTTATTCCGTCATATACCCTGGTTAATGCTGTGGTATTTTACAATAGGCAGGCCTGGGGTATACAGGTTAAAGCCAACAACATTTTTAATAAAAAATATTGGGACAGTTGGGCAAATGCGCAGGCACCGGCGAATTTAGCGGCTAACCTTTCCTTCCGATTTTAA
- a CDS encoding PepSY domain-containing protein, translating to MDLRKRLIAIHLWIGLLSGFVVMILGLTGCILVFVDEIKPLVYADRMHVSSASGEPLSMNVMVQKAQEIWGKDKPVSALEIDNDPIQTWHFRAYRENDTNAGNWYWHEKKFYESLFMNPYTGELVFHEQSEFEFFRVILYLHWSLLLKTELGQPVVGVITLLYVISLLTGLYLWWPKNKKARRVRFWFKWKKNTGLKRRNYDLHNILGFYVMSLGLVIALTGMMWAFPMLDRGVQNVLNLSESLKKTKVAMVHSLPEPKSTGLDFIFKEIKKKYPTAKAYHFYFPAKRMSTVTVLASYDQTFKTVTNRYDVLSGQLLETSRFEDGRIGEKFSAMNYDIHTGNILGLPGKILAFLGSMISASLPLTGFLIWYNRKKGKSI from the coding sequence ATGGACTTAAGAAAAAGATTAATTGCCATCCATTTATGGATTGGGCTACTATCAGGGTTTGTTGTGATGATATTGGGACTAACGGGCTGCATCCTCGTTTTTGTCGATGAAATCAAACCCTTAGTTTATGCAGACCGAATGCATGTCTCCTCAGCATCCGGCGAACCATTATCCATGAATGTAATGGTGCAAAAGGCACAGGAAATATGGGGTAAAGATAAGCCGGTATCGGCTTTAGAGATCGATAATGATCCCATACAAACGTGGCATTTCAGGGCTTACAGGGAAAATGATACCAACGCTGGAAATTGGTATTGGCATGAGAAAAAGTTCTATGAATCGTTGTTTATGAACCCTTATACCGGTGAATTGGTTTTTCATGAACAGTCTGAATTTGAATTTTTCAGGGTTATCCTGTATTTACACTGGAGTTTATTATTAAAAACAGAACTGGGCCAGCCTGTTGTTGGTGTAATCACCCTGCTGTATGTTATTTCCCTGCTCACCGGTCTTTATTTGTGGTGGCCAAAAAATAAAAAGGCCCGGCGGGTTCGGTTTTGGTTTAAGTGGAAAAAGAATACTGGTTTAAAACGCAGGAACTATGATCTCCACAATATCCTTGGTTTCTACGTAATGAGCCTGGGGTTGGTCATTGCCCTAACCGGAATGATGTGGGCATTTCCGATGCTGGATAGGGGTGTGCAGAATGTACTCAATCTGAGTGAAAGTCTTAAGAAGACAAAAGTAGCCATGGTGCATTCTTTGCCTGAACCTAAAAGTACGGGTTTGGATTTTATTTTTAAGGAGATCAAAAAGAAATATCCCACAGCAAAAGCCTACCATTTTTATTTTCCGGCTAAGCGGATGTCAACAGTAACGGTGCTTGCAAGCTATGATCAAACTTTTAAAACGGTTACGAACCGTTACGATGTGCTTTCCGGACAATTGTTAGAAACCAGCAGATTTGAAGACGGACGTATTGGAGAGAAATTCAGTGCGATGAATTATGATATCCATACCGGAAATATTCTGGGTTTACCTGGTAAAATACTTGCTTTCCTGGGCTCAATGATTTCTGCATCTTTACCCTTAACAGGTTTTTTAATCTGGTACAATAGAAAGAAAGGCAAAAGCATTTAG
- a CDS encoding esterase family protein gives MKKITFLLGMFFIALMSFAQEKGSFDDSKVIKSKILNMDRKYSIYLPPGYESSNRSYPILYLLHPAGPANTIPNHKSWVSYGALDQYLNAAIAKGEIVPMIVVTPDANFENKRISYFNDPGNDFNFEDFFFQEFMPQIEKIYRVKTDKNNRAIAGASLGGAATLQYAIRHKSLFTTVCALSAAVRDYETDYMTKRYPGIPENKLVEWYKPYNVKSYIDNLPSKEELGQKWYIACGDDDKLSVNNCNLHISLANKGISHEFRIQNGAHDWKYWISVTPDFLNFVSEGFKK, from the coding sequence ATGAAAAAAATTACATTTTTACTAGGTATGTTTTTCATCGCTTTGATGTCTTTTGCACAAGAGAAAGGAAGCTTTGATGATTCTAAAGTAATAAAAAGTAAAATCCTGAATATGGATCGTAAATATTCGATTTACCTGCCACCTGGCTATGAATCTTCTAACCGTAGTTATCCAATACTCTACTTATTACATCCCGCTGGTCCTGCCAACACCATACCAAATCACAAATCGTGGGTTTCATATGGCGCGTTAGACCAGTATTTAAATGCGGCTATTGCAAAGGGGGAAATCGTTCCGATGATTGTGGTTACGCCTGATGCTAATTTCGAAAACAAACGCATCAGCTATTTTAATGATCCGGGAAATGACTTTAATTTTGAGGACTTCTTTTTTCAGGAATTTATGCCACAAATAGAGAAGATCTACAGGGTAAAAACTGACAAGAATAACAGGGCTATTGCCGGTGCATCGCTGGGAGGAGCGGCAACGTTGCAATATGCTATCCGACACAAGAGTTTGTTTACGACAGTATGCGCATTGAGTGCAGCTGTAAGAGACTATGAAACGGATTACATGACTAAAAGATATCCGGGTATTCCTGAAAATAAACTAGTAGAGTGGTATAAGCCTTATAATGTTAAAAGTTATATAGATAATTTACCTTCGAAAGAAGAACTTGGACAAAAGTGGTATATCGCATGTGGCGATGACGACAAGCTATCGGTAAATAATTGTAATCTGCACATCAGCCTGGCGAATAAAGGTATTTCTCATGAGTTCAGGATACAAAACGGTGCCCACGACTGGAAGTACTGGATATCGGTAACACCTGATTTTTTGAACTTTGTTTCGGAAGGATTTAAAAAATAG
- a CDS encoding nuclease A inhibitor family protein, which yields MYNNILDTITELLSGVLYFTESENPFKVINWGKILPDGILNKIAVQYQADLSNLKQLDADAFFHHIVSKVDPSDAPMVENARKIKAIQLFLNQNLSHLQVIRIEGASRIPVLIIGYLSDGSCLAIETFAIET from the coding sequence ATGTATAACAATATCCTGGATACAATTACCGAGCTTCTTTCGGGGGTATTGTATTTTACTGAATCAGAAAATCCATTTAAAGTAATTAATTGGGGAAAGATTTTGCCTGATGGCATATTGAATAAAATTGCCGTTCAATATCAAGCTGATCTTTCTAATTTAAAACAACTGGATGCTGATGCATTTTTTCATCACATTGTTTCCAAAGTAGACCCATCAGATGCGCCAATGGTAGAAAATGCCCGAAAAATTAAGGCCATCCAGCTGTTTTTAAATCAAAACCTATCTCATTTGCAGGTTATTCGCATAGAAGGTGCAAGCAGGATTCCTGTCCTGATTATTGGCTATCTATCCGATGGCAGCTGCCTGGCTATAGAAACCTTCGCTATAGAAACTTAG
- a CDS encoding DNA/RNA non-specific endonuclease, translating into MKALKKLSLLAILCLGLAACKKENQTEPGANVFEQKLNTKAVVASEQTVVSGFPESFESGTKSSYTTASVTLSSGSWTMNDALIGNQAADAKNGSQSVRIRNTGILGMNFDVSGADVVTIAHAKYGTDGNSTWQLWYSTNGGSSWQQTGSTITSSAASLSTVTFNTAISGNVRFQVRKISGGTNRINIDDFSISTGGGTTTPPTTTPGDNNNLLMGNPSNAVANISYPENYLMERSYYTSSYSKSRATPNWVSWHISSSDLGSTSRQDDFRADNTLPSGWYQVSNSSYSGSGFDRGHNCPSADRTASVVANSSTFLMSNMMPQAPNNNQGPWADLENYARSLVTSGNEVYIICGSYGSGGTGSNGGITYTIDNGRVNVPSNTWKVIVVLANGNDDLNRITSSTRVISVNMPNTNGLNTNWKTYRTSVDAIESATGYDLLSNIPAAIQNALESRTDNL; encoded by the coding sequence ATGAAAGCATTAAAAAAATTAAGCTTACTGGCCATATTGTGCCTGGGCCTTGCTGCCTGTAAAAAGGAAAATCAAACCGAACCAGGAGCAAATGTCTTTGAGCAAAAACTAAACACCAAAGCAGTTGTAGCAAGCGAGCAAACTGTAGTTTCAGGTTTTCCGGAGTCTTTCGAATCAGGTACGAAAAGCAGTTACACTACTGCATCCGTAACATTAAGCAGCGGAAGCTGGACCATGAACGATGCTTTAATTGGAAATCAGGCTGCTGATGCAAAAAACGGGAGTCAGTCGGTAAGGATCCGCAATACCGGGATACTGGGCATGAACTTCGACGTAAGCGGCGCTGATGTTGTTACCATTGCACACGCCAAATATGGTACTGACGGCAATAGTACCTGGCAATTGTGGTATTCAACCAACGGAGGCTCGAGCTGGCAGCAAACCGGAAGCACCATCACCAGTAGTGCAGCCAGTTTATCAACCGTCACTTTTAATACGGCAATTTCCGGAAATGTGCGTTTTCAGGTTCGCAAAATCAGTGGCGGTACTAACCGCATCAATATCGATGATTTCAGCATTTCAACAGGTGGCGGAACTACAACACCTCCAACTACCACTCCGGGAGATAACAATAACCTTTTAATGGGTAACCCAAGTAATGCAGTTGCAAACATTTCTTATCCTGAAAATTATTTGATGGAGCGTAGCTATTATACCAGTTCATATAGCAAAAGCAGGGCTACACCTAACTGGGTAAGCTGGCATATCTCGTCTTCAGATCTGGGTTCAACCTCTCGTCAGGACGATTTCCGGGCTGATAATACTTTGCCTTCCGGCTGGTATCAGGTATCTAACAGCAGTTACTCTGGCTCTGGTTTCGATCGTGGCCACAATTGTCCTTCTGCTGATAGAACAGCATCAGTAGTCGCCAACTCTTCTACTTTTTTAATGAGCAACATGATGCCACAGGCACCAAATAATAACCAGGGGCCATGGGCTGACCTTGAAAATTATGCCCGTTCACTGGTTACATCAGGAAATGAAGTTTATATCATATGCGGTTCTTATGGTTCTGGCGGCACAGGTAGTAACGGAGGCATTACCTATACCATTGATAACGGTCGGGTTAATGTTCCATCCAATACCTGGAAAGTAATTGTGGTATTGGCAAACGGTAATGACGATTTAAACCGGATTACTTCATCTACCCGTGTTATTTCGGTAAATATGCCTAATACAAACGGCTTAAATACCAACTGGAAAACATACCGTACAAGTGTTGACGCCATAGAATCAGCAACTGGTTATGATCTTCTATCTAACATTCCTGCTGCAATACAAAACGCATTGGAATCGCGAACAGATAATTTATAA
- a CDS encoding M23 family metallopeptidase — protein sequence MMKIINQTFSFLTCIILFFLSYAPSAAQSLPSNKAAATKPFSFPLQMEMHVLFDPTSFPSGQKSFLIYELYLTNFTTSAISLRGIELRDTNNENSSPIVSFNALELHNMVKILGVEDSKDNLTIGGGQSAIVFIEARLNSSLSFPEKITHRIITGNDSLDGAVMVTHKTNLKTLRPPVKGTDWIAADGPGNSVDNHHRRGVIILNGQAVNSRRFAIDWKKVKDSLSFSGNPRDVHSYFCYSEQVFAVADGKVIAANDGLPDNIPGHGKEFHPAVPLTFEKLAGNKIVIDLGNGQYAHYMHLQPGSVRVKAGDHVRKGEILGKIGNSGDAREPHLHFEVTTSPMLLKGEGLPYLIDHYRLGVKQGFNDQRKNELPKEKEIVAFRE from the coding sequence ATGATGAAAATTATCAATCAAACATTTTCTTTCTTAACATGTATAATCCTCTTTTTTTTATCTTATGCACCATCGGCAGCACAAAGCCTTCCTTCCAATAAGGCTGCAGCTACAAAACCTTTCTCATTTCCACTACAGATGGAAATGCACGTACTTTTCGATCCCACTTCTTTTCCAAGTGGACAAAAATCTTTTCTGATATATGAGCTGTACTTAACCAATTTTACTACATCGGCTATAAGTTTGCGCGGTATTGAATTAAGGGATACAAATAACGAAAACAGCAGTCCTATAGTATCTTTTAATGCGCTAGAACTGCATAATATGGTAAAAATTTTAGGTGTAGAGGACTCAAAGGATAATCTAACCATTGGAGGTGGTCAGAGCGCCATTGTATTTATTGAGGCCAGATTAAACAGTTCCCTTTCTTTTCCTGAGAAAATAACACACCGGATAATCACAGGGAATGACTCTTTAGACGGGGCAGTAATGGTTACCCATAAAACAAACCTTAAAACACTTAGGCCTCCCGTAAAAGGTACCGATTGGATCGCAGCCGATGGCCCAGGCAACAGCGTTGATAATCATCACCGACGAGGCGTTATTATCCTTAACGGACAGGCAGTTAATTCAAGAAGATTTGCAATTGACTGGAAAAAGGTCAAAGATAGCCTGTCCTTTTCCGGCAATCCGCGCGATGTACATTCCTATTTTTGTTATAGTGAACAGGTATTTGCGGTTGCTGACGGAAAAGTAATCGCTGCAAATGACGGCTTACCTGACAATATTCCGGGGCATGGAAAAGAATTTCATCCTGCTGTGCCACTGACATTCGAGAAACTTGCCGGTAATAAAATAGTGATTGATCTCGGTAACGGTCAATATGCACATTATATGCACTTGCAGCCGGGCAGTGTACGTGTTAAAGCAGGAGATCATGTCCGTAAAGGAGAAATACTAGGCAAAATTGGCAATTCAGGGGATGCGCGTGAGCCACATTTGCATTTCGAGGTTACAACTTCACCTATGCTACTTAAGGGAGAAGGATTACCTTATTTAATTGATCATTACCGCCTGGGGGTTAAACAAGGTTTTAATGACCAACGCAAGAACGAATTGCCTAAAGAGAAAGAAATCGTTGCTTTCAGGGAATAA
- a CDS encoding response regulator transcription factor, producing the protein MNKLLTVIVDDHPIVIEGLKTLLKNEDNLEIVGGFSNGAQLLSYLSRNPVDLILLDVTLPDIGGMELCQMIKAQFSATTILILSNHTERSIIMQTIQNGASGYLLKNSSLEELRQCIAAAVKGDICYSKEVVEIISRPTKNQLRNTPQLTRREKQILSLLAQGKTSQNIAQEFFLSPLTVDTHRRNLIQKFEVKNVAELIAAAHQQQLL; encoded by the coding sequence ATGAATAAACTGCTTACTGTTATCGTAGATGATCATCCAATTGTTATTGAAGGGCTTAAGACGCTGCTTAAAAATGAAGACAATCTGGAAATTGTAGGCGGCTTTTCAAATGGCGCACAGCTCCTTTCTTATTTAAGCAGAAACCCTGTAGATCTTATCTTGCTGGATGTTACCCTGCCGGATATTGGTGGGATGGAACTTTGCCAGATGATCAAAGCGCAATTCTCTGCTACCACTATACTCATCCTCAGCAACCATACCGAGCGGAGCATTATTATGCAAACCATACAGAACGGTGCCAGTGGCTATCTCCTCAAGAACAGTTCACTTGAGGAACTTCGGCAGTGTATTGCAGCGGCTGTAAAAGGAGATATCTGTTACAGTAAGGAAGTAGTAGAAATTATCAGCCGCCCAACTAAAAACCAGTTGCGCAATACACCACAGCTTACCAGAAGGGAAAAGCAAATTCTATCGCTCCTGGCGCAGGGAAAAACCAGTCAGAATATTGCACAGGAGTTCTTTTTAAGTCCGCTGACAGTAGATACCCATCGGAGGAACCTGATACAGAAGTTTGAAGTCAAGAATGTCGCCGAACTGATAGCAGCTGCCCACCAGCAGCAATTGTTATAA